Proteins from a single region of Zavarzinella sp.:
- a CDS encoding NAD-dependent deacylase — translation MDLSQFQQAVELLRSAQHISVLTGAGVSAESGIPTFRASDGLWEGHAIEEVATPQGYRRNPQLVWDFYHARREKAAQVQPNPGHVALAALEQRWAGRFDLITQNVDGLHQRAGNLRVHELHGSLWRSRCTECGDIAAIPADFPRTPTCKLCGGALRPDIVWFGEMLPGDVFRDAEFAAVECDLMLVVGTSAVVYPAAGLIPLAKTSSRANNVVAAQVIEINISPSSASDHVDVGLYGPSGEILPQLLATLD, via the coding sequence ATGGATCTGTCCCAATTTCAACAGGCAGTAGAACTGCTGCGTTCTGCCCAACATATTTCTGTTTTAACAGGTGCGGGTGTTTCCGCCGAAAGTGGCATCCCCACCTTTCGTGCCAGTGATGGCCTGTGGGAAGGGCATGCCATTGAGGAAGTGGCGACCCCACAGGGTTATCGTCGCAATCCCCAGCTCGTGTGGGATTTTTACCACGCACGCCGGGAGAAAGCGGCCCAGGTACAACCCAATCCCGGGCACGTGGCGCTGGCCGCACTGGAACAACGCTGGGCAGGTCGATTTGATTTGATTACACAGAATGTGGATGGACTGCACCAGCGTGCTGGCAATCTGCGTGTACACGAACTGCATGGCAGCCTTTGGCGAAGTCGATGCACGGAATGTGGAGATATTGCTGCAATTCCTGCAGATTTCCCTCGCACTCCCACCTGCAAGCTCTGTGGAGGGGCGTTGCGACCAGATATCGTCTGGTTTGGTGAAATGCTGCCTGGTGATGTCTTTCGCGATGCAGAATTCGCTGCCGTCGAGTGCGACCTGATGCTGGTTGTGGGAACCAGTGCCGTCGTCTATCCTGCTGCCGGGCTGATCCCACTGGCAAAGACTTCTTCACGTGCTAACAATGTAGTGGCAGCACAAGTAATTGAAATCAACATCAGCCCATCCTCCGCATCAGATCATGTGGATGTGGGGCTATATGGCCCCAGTGGTGAAATCCTGCCACAACTACTGGCCACACTGGATTAA
- a CDS encoding S46 family peptidase, whose amino-acid sequence MTKRWLVFMFVWGAMMSNSSLFGDEGMWLFNNPPKEYLKKKYGFEPTDAWLDHLRLSSVRFNSGGSGSFVSGNGLIMTNHHVGADDLQKLSTKENDILKNGFYAKTAAEELSCKGLELNVLLSIKDVTEQVKGAVKPGMSGEEAFLARRKMITSLEQGAANPDQKLRADVITLYNGGAYHLYQFKQYTDVRLVFAPEQQIAFFGGDPDNFEYPRYDLDMCFFRAYENGQPAKVEHFLKWSANGSTDGELVFVSGHPGRTSRQNTVAELEYLRDTSFPALMDRLHRLEVTYSVWAERNEENRRRVKDDLFGVQNSRKARNGGLAGLLDPELMGRKVAAEKRLLEFIAKSDMKEAAAAFETIAACQKKLAAMATDINMYEGGVGFTCGTFGIARTLYRASVELPKPSSDRLPEFSEARLGSLKFGLFSDEPIYEDLEILKLTNSLTTLANTYGGNDEMVQKVLAGKSPKQRAFELISQSKVRDVAVRKQLFEGGAKAIAEAKDPMIELVAMIDAKALSLRKKYENEIQEPKSQAASAIAKARFELDGTSTYPDATFTLRLAFGTVKGYQENGKTVEPFTNLGGLYEHSKEHGGLPPFDIPQRWLDKKDKINLKVPYNFVSTCDIIGGNSGSPVVNKNGEVVGLIFDGNIQSLVLDFIFDDKEARAVSVDSRAIIEALTSVYEASDLVKELTGK is encoded by the coding sequence ATGACAAAACGCTGGTTGGTTTTCATGTTTGTGTGGGGAGCAATGATGAGTAACTCCTCATTATTTGGCGATGAAGGGATGTGGTTGTTCAACAATCCACCCAAGGAATATCTGAAGAAAAAATACGGCTTTGAACCCACCGATGCCTGGTTGGACCACCTGCGGTTATCTTCCGTGCGGTTCAATTCTGGTGGCTCCGGATCGTTCGTTTCGGGTAATGGTCTGATTATGACCAACCACCACGTGGGTGCAGATGATCTGCAAAAATTGTCCACCAAAGAAAACGATATTTTAAAGAACGGCTTTTACGCCAAAACCGCCGCAGAAGAACTCTCCTGCAAAGGCCTGGAACTGAACGTTCTCCTGAGCATCAAAGATGTTACGGAACAGGTGAAGGGGGCTGTCAAACCCGGCATGAGTGGGGAAGAGGCATTTCTGGCCCGCAGAAAAATGATCACTTCGCTGGAACAGGGTGCAGCGAATCCTGATCAGAAATTGCGGGCAGACGTGATTACACTGTACAACGGCGGTGCCTACCACCTGTACCAGTTCAAACAATACACCGATGTGCGTCTGGTCTTTGCTCCAGAACAGCAAATTGCGTTCTTCGGTGGGGACCCGGACAACTTTGAATACCCTCGCTATGACCTGGATATGTGTTTCTTCCGTGCGTACGAAAATGGTCAACCTGCCAAAGTCGAGCACTTCCTGAAATGGAGTGCGAACGGCAGCACTGATGGTGAACTGGTATTTGTTTCCGGACACCCAGGCCGCACCAGCCGCCAGAACACGGTTGCAGAACTGGAATATCTGCGTGATACTTCCTTCCCCGCGCTGATGGATCGCTTGCACCGCCTGGAAGTAACCTATTCTGTGTGGGCAGAACGAAATGAAGAAAACCGTCGCCGCGTGAAAGATGATCTTTTCGGAGTGCAGAATAGCCGCAAAGCACGTAACGGTGGGCTTGCTGGGTTGCTCGATCCGGAATTGATGGGCCGTAAAGTGGCAGCCGAAAAACGCTTGCTGGAATTTATTGCCAAGTCGGACATGAAAGAAGCCGCTGCTGCTTTTGAAACGATTGCCGCCTGTCAGAAAAAGCTGGCAGCAATGGCCACCGATATCAACATGTATGAAGGTGGGGTGGGCTTTACCTGCGGCACCTTTGGGATCGCCCGCACGTTGTACCGTGCCAGTGTGGAACTGCCCAAGCCATCTTCGGATCGGCTGCCGGAATTCAGCGAAGCCCGCCTGGGTTCACTGAAGTTTGGTTTGTTCTCTGATGAACCGATTTATGAAGATCTGGAAATTCTGAAACTGACCAATTCGTTGACAACCTTAGCCAATACCTATGGCGGAAATGATGAGATGGTGCAGAAGGTACTTGCAGGGAAATCTCCCAAGCAACGTGCTTTTGAGCTGATCAGTCAGTCGAAAGTACGCGATGTGGCCGTGCGAAAACAACTCTTCGAAGGTGGGGCAAAAGCGATTGCCGAAGCGAAAGACCCCATGATCGAACTGGTGGCTATGATTGATGCCAAAGCACTGAGCCTCCGGAAAAAATACGAAAACGAAATCCAGGAACCAAAAAGCCAGGCAGCCAGTGCGATTGCCAAAGCTCGCTTTGAGCTGGATGGCACCAGCACCTATCCCGATGCCACCTTCACTTTACGGTTGGCATTTGGCACGGTAAAAGGTTATCAGGAAAATGGAAAAACAGTAGAACCTTTCACCAATCTGGGTGGTCTTTACGAACATTCCAAAGAACATGGCGGTCTCCCACCGTTTGATATTCCTCAACGCTGGCTGGACAAAAAAGACAAAATCAACCTGAAGGTGCCATACAATTTTGTCAGCACTTGCGATATTATCGGTGGGAACTCGGGCAGCCCGGTCGTCAACAAAAATGGCGAAGTGGTGGGGCTGATTTTCGACGGCAACATCCAGTCGCTGGTGCTTGATTTCATCTTCGATGATAAAGAAGCCCGCGCGGTCAGCGTGGATTCGCGTGCGATTATTGAAGCACTGACCAGTGTTTATGAAGCCAGTGATCTGGTGAAAGAACTAACGGGCAAGTAA
- the lnt gene encoding apolipoprotein N-acyltransferase, translated as MSETVPAPRQRVYLPAILGGALWYCCYFPLNLGPLAFIALVPWLSLVDATVRPRRLYFAMFVGGLAAYLPLGQWIRVAHPAMYGAWIGIALYGSVCLVFWLATARWLVRREINHYVAIPAAWVLWEYFRTHAPTGFLWLQELNGYQAVGIGWYLAGHTQHSFLTFIQAADIGGVPLISWLVVLCNLTLLNLLRKMAGRLLFAPPQQPNYHRGWVAATAVLFLGFLGYGVVRLNHEPLPLGPKVAMLQSNLSQDIKMTQNDNVMQHMFELADRAAASQPDLIVWPETALPMNWTTLAPTAEPSNLPTEITMGFKDNDQLGKLTQQRWRTNVLFGMNAIEYENEETTWKYNSAVLINKDGKFAGKFDKIHLVPFGEYVPFRKTFPWMKMFTPYDHDYSCRPGTSYTVFPGPKATFGCLICYENTDPAIARGYFRGGRNVDYFVSISNDGWFKGTAEHEQHHAITRFRAIENRRAVVRAVNMGISGIIDSDGRLTALPGPTLSKSKKIASVVTGDVPIDNRTSFYHTLGDWVPAFSFLVILYTLWGILFQQRSHCAVK; from the coding sequence ATGAGCGAAACAGTTCCCGCCCCACGTCAACGTGTTTACCTTCCCGCCATTCTGGGGGGTGCTCTCTGGTACTGCTGCTACTTTCCATTGAATCTGGGACCGCTGGCGTTTATTGCCCTGGTTCCGTGGCTCTCGCTTGTTGATGCCACGGTGCGGCCCCGCCGATTGTATTTTGCGATGTTTGTGGGTGGGCTTGCCGCCTATCTGCCGTTAGGACAGTGGATTCGTGTTGCTCACCCGGCGATGTACGGTGCCTGGATCGGTATCGCCCTCTACGGCTCCGTTTGCCTGGTTTTCTGGCTGGCCACCGCACGCTGGCTGGTGCGACGGGAAATCAACCACTATGTTGCCATTCCCGCCGCGTGGGTACTGTGGGAATACTTCCGCACCCACGCACCAACTGGGTTTCTGTGGCTTCAGGAACTCAATGGCTATCAGGCGGTAGGAATCGGCTGGTATCTGGCAGGTCATACGCAACACAGTTTTTTAACGTTCATCCAGGCAGCAGATATTGGTGGCGTGCCACTGATCTCCTGGCTGGTCGTACTCTGCAATCTGACTCTGCTAAATCTGTTGCGAAAAATGGCTGGAAGGTTGTTGTTTGCCCCACCTCAGCAGCCCAATTACCACCGGGGCTGGGTGGCAGCCACTGCCGTCCTGTTTCTCGGTTTTCTTGGTTACGGCGTGGTGCGTCTGAACCACGAGCCATTGCCACTGGGGCCCAAAGTGGCAATGCTGCAAAGCAACCTGAGCCAGGACATCAAAATGACGCAGAACGATAATGTCATGCAGCATATGTTTGAACTGGCCGACCGAGCTGCTGCCAGTCAACCCGATCTGATTGTCTGGCCGGAAACCGCACTCCCGATGAACTGGACCACGCTGGCCCCCACTGCCGAGCCAAGCAACCTGCCCACCGAGATCACCATGGGCTTTAAGGACAATGACCAGTTAGGCAAGCTGACCCAGCAACGCTGGCGAACAAATGTGTTATTTGGAATGAATGCGATTGAATACGAAAACGAGGAAACTACCTGGAAATACAACTCGGCGGTGCTGATTAATAAAGACGGAAAATTTGCAGGCAAGTTCGACAAAATCCATCTCGTGCCGTTTGGGGAATATGTGCCTTTTCGCAAGACTTTCCCCTGGATGAAAATGTTCACGCCTTACGACCACGACTATAGCTGTCGTCCTGGGACGAGTTACACGGTATTTCCAGGCCCCAAAGCCACATTTGGCTGCCTGATCTGCTATGAAAATACCGACCCGGCGATTGCTCGTGGCTACTTTCGTGGTGGGCGAAATGTGGATTACTTTGTGAGTATTTCCAATGATGGCTGGTTCAAGGGAACGGCAGAACATGAGCAGCACCACGCGATTACGCGGTTTCGCGCGATAGAGAACCGGCGAGCAGTGGTGCGTGCTGTCAATATGGGGATCAGCGGCATCATCGATAGCGATGGACGCCTGACGGCACTTCCAGGACCCACGTTATCGAAGTCGAAAAAAATTGCCTCTGTGGTCACGGGCGATGTACCAATCGACAATCGAACCAGCTTCTACCACACTCTGGGCGATTGGGTCCCCGCCTTCAGCTTTCTTGTTATTCTCTACACTCTCTGGGGTATTCTCTTTCAGCAGCGCAGTCATTGTGCAGTCAAGTAA
- a CDS encoding M20/M25/M40 family metallo-hydrolase: MKTEATGAIDLLMKLLAVEGVTGQEKKIAQAIVGELKAAGVTSKQIQYDDANTRIPLPTQTGNLIVTLPGTIAADRILFMTHMDTVPLCAGAVPVRKGNKIVPEGTTALGGDNRTGCAVLINLVRTLLQHKLPHPPITLLFTVREESGLFGARFLDPKSLGGPVMGFNVDGRDPNEITVGAVGADRWEVSITGKASHAGVYPEKGISATVIASLALAEIYSGGWFGKVEKNGRSGTSNVGSFGNPAGQSAGNATNVVTDQVHITGECRSHDSKFFREITAAYKSAFERACKIVTDDTGKTGKVKFTSRTDYHPFRLKDDAPVVLRAKAAIEAMGMTAVCRTTNGGLDANWIVKHGLPTITFGAGQNDIHTIKEWVDLPLFLKGCDLAIQIATAQ; this comes from the coding sequence ATGAAGACAGAAGCAACGGGTGCGATCGATCTGCTGATGAAATTACTGGCCGTGGAAGGTGTCACCGGACAGGAAAAGAAAATTGCTCAGGCGATTGTAGGTGAATTGAAAGCGGCTGGTGTTACCAGCAAACAGATCCAGTATGATGATGCGAATACCCGCATCCCTCTACCTACGCAGACAGGCAACTTGATTGTCACACTGCCCGGCACCATTGCAGCCGATCGTATCCTGTTCATGACTCATATGGATACCGTCCCACTCTGTGCGGGTGCAGTCCCAGTGCGTAAAGGTAACAAAATTGTTCCTGAAGGCACCACCGCCCTGGGTGGGGATAATCGTACCGGTTGTGCGGTTCTCATTAATCTGGTGCGGACTCTTTTGCAACATAAATTACCCCACCCACCCATCACGCTGTTGTTCACTGTGCGTGAAGAATCTGGCTTGTTCGGTGCGCGTTTTCTCGATCCGAAATCGCTGGGCGGGCCTGTCATGGGCTTTAATGTCGATGGTCGAGATCCCAATGAAATCACCGTGGGTGCGGTTGGAGCAGATCGTTGGGAAGTCAGTATCACGGGCAAGGCGTCCCACGCTGGGGTCTATCCTGAAAAAGGGATCTCTGCTACCGTGATTGCTTCGCTGGCACTGGCCGAAATTTATTCCGGTGGCTGGTTTGGCAAAGTGGAAAAAAATGGCAGGTCAGGCACCAGCAACGTGGGCAGTTTTGGTAATCCCGCAGGGCAATCCGCTGGCAATGCCACCAATGTGGTCACCGACCAAGTACACATTACTGGCGAATGCCGCAGCCACGACAGCAAATTCTTCCGCGAAATTACCGCTGCATACAAAAGTGCATTCGAACGTGCCTGCAAAATTGTCACCGATGATACGGGCAAAACCGGGAAAGTGAAGTTCACCTCCCGCACCGATTATCATCCATTCCGTTTGAAAGACGATGCCCCCGTGGTGCTGCGGGCCAAAGCTGCCATTGAAGCGATGGGGATGACGGCAGTTTGCCGCACCACGAACGGTGGGCTGGATGCCAACTGGATTGTGAAGCACGGCCTGCCCACGATTACTTTTGGTGCGGGTCAGAACGATATCCACACCATTAAAGAGTGGGTGGATCTGCCACTGTTTCTGAAAGGTTGCGACCTGGCAATTCAAATCGCAACCGCTCAGTAA
- the uvrB gene encoding excinuclease ABC subunit UvrB: MTRKFEIHSDWPPAGDQPKAIAEIMEGFQAGKRYQTLMGATGTGKTHTAARVIAELNKPTLVMAHNKTLAAQLYKEFKSFFPNNAVCFFISYYDYYQPEAYIPQRDIYIEKDSSVNENIDRLRLAATCRLVSREDVIVVASVSCIYGLGSPSDYKRMMVQLKRGETIEREQLLLKLVDVQYQRNDIAFERGKFRVRGDTIEVWPTSEEQAMRIELFGDEVDQLSIIEPLTGNVLEQLDEMFIYPAKHFVTPDERTRIAVEGIEKELEQRLQQYKTEGKLLEAERLKARTNYDLDMLREVGYCSGVENYARWFSGKNPGEPPYTLLDFFPEDFLLIVDESHATLPQIRGMQAGDASRKQTLVEHGFRLPSAMDNRPLKFEEFEKRIKQALFLSATPGAIELDRCGGEVVEQVIRPTGLVDPVIHLKPARGQVGDLLDEIRKRAERDERVLVTTLTKRMAEDLTNYFRDVNLRCKWLHSELDAIERIQILRELREGVFDVLIGVNLLREGLDLPEVSLVAIMDADKEGFLRSETSLIQTIGRAARHVNAEVILYADTMTNSMNRAISETNRRRELQLQYNKEHGITPVSVKTAIRNVIEDEIAAHQAVQEVAGKEATNYVTEEYLEELHQEMLTAAEQLNFERAAQLRDQISKLKGEPVASPQKKKFRGKKRKQP; this comes from the coding sequence ATGACCAGGAAATTTGAAATCCACAGCGATTGGCCCCCGGCGGGTGATCAGCCGAAAGCGATTGCCGAAATCATGGAAGGATTTCAGGCGGGTAAACGTTATCAGACGCTGATGGGTGCGACAGGTACTGGGAAAACCCACACGGCAGCACGTGTGATTGCTGAACTGAACAAGCCCACCCTGGTGATGGCCCACAATAAAACGCTGGCTGCTCAGTTGTACAAAGAATTCAAAAGTTTCTTTCCCAACAATGCAGTCTGTTTTTTCATTAGCTATTACGACTACTACCAGCCGGAAGCATACATCCCACAGCGGGACATTTACATCGAAAAAGATTCGTCCGTCAATGAAAATATCGACCGTCTGCGTCTGGCTGCCACGTGTCGGCTGGTCAGTCGTGAAGATGTGATTGTGGTGGCCAGCGTATCCTGCATTTACGGTTTGGGTTCTCCATCCGATTACAAACGGATGATGGTGCAACTGAAACGTGGCGAGACGATTGAACGAGAGCAACTGTTGCTGAAACTGGTGGATGTGCAGTACCAGCGCAATGATATTGCTTTCGAACGTGGGAAGTTTCGTGTGCGGGGCGATACGATCGAAGTTTGGCCTACGTCTGAAGAGCAGGCGATGCGGATCGAACTGTTCGGCGATGAAGTTGATCAGCTTTCGATTATCGAACCATTGACTGGCAATGTTCTGGAACAACTGGATGAGATGTTTATTTATCCCGCCAAGCACTTCGTAACGCCGGATGAACGCACACGAATTGCGGTTGAAGGAATTGAAAAGGAACTGGAACAACGCCTGCAGCAATACAAAACGGAAGGTAAATTGCTGGAAGCGGAACGGTTGAAAGCACGCACTAATTACGATCTGGATATGTTGCGGGAAGTGGGATATTGTTCCGGAGTAGAAAATTATGCCCGCTGGTTCAGTGGCAAAAATCCTGGCGAACCACCCTACACGCTGCTCGACTTTTTTCCGGAAGATTTTCTGTTGATCGTGGATGAATCCCACGCCACATTACCACAGATCCGTGGGATGCAGGCGGGTGATGCTTCCCGCAAGCAAACGCTGGTGGAACATGGATTTCGCCTGCCAAGTGCGATGGACAATCGACCTTTAAAGTTCGAAGAATTTGAAAAACGGATCAAGCAGGCACTGTTTCTTTCTGCCACACCGGGAGCAATTGAGCTGGATCGGTGCGGTGGGGAAGTGGTTGAGCAGGTCATTCGCCCCACAGGGCTGGTCGATCCGGTGATCCACTTGAAGCCTGCCCGAGGTCAGGTGGGTGATTTACTGGATGAAATCCGCAAACGTGCCGAGCGTGACGAGCGGGTGCTGGTCACCACATTGACCAAACGGATGGCTGAAGATCTCACGAACTATTTTCGCGATGTGAATCTGCGGTGCAAATGGCTGCACTCGGAACTGGATGCAATTGAACGGATTCAGATTCTAAGAGAATTACGGGAAGGTGTTTTTGATGTGCTGATCGGTGTGAACCTGTTACGGGAAGGACTTGACCTGCCGGAAGTGTCCCTGGTGGCAATTATGGATGCGGACAAGGAAGGTTTTCTCCGAAGTGAAACATCACTGATCCAGACTATTGGTCGTGCCGCACGCCACGTGAATGCGGAAGTGATTCTCTATGCGGATACGATGACTAACTCGATGAACCGAGCCATTTCCGAAACGAATCGTCGGCGTGAGTTGCAATTACAGTACAACAAAGAACATGGAATTACGCCCGTCAGTGTGAAGACTGCGATTCGGAATGTAATTGAGGATGAAATTGCTGCCCACCAGGCAGTACAGGAAGTGGCTGGTAAAGAGGCAACCAACTATGTTACGGAAGAATATCTGGAAGAACTGCATCAGGAAATGTTGACGGCAGCCGAGCAGCTGAACTTCGAACGTGCTGCCCAGCTTCGAGATCAGATATCTAAACTAAAAGGGGAGCCAGTGGCATCCCCACAGAAAAAGAAATTCCGTGGAAAAAAGAGAAAACAACCTTAA
- a CDS encoding amidohydrolase family protein, whose amino-acid sequence MNSPGFNRRQMLSTSMQVVAGTGLLTQVATAQKVSRYRGPVIDAHSHIWTTDIKKYPLANGNTLKDLKPASFSREELQQVMKDHGIKKVVLIQHHPFHGWDNSYLTDSAVAFPEQFRVVGMVDDTSDKPAEQMKQLLKKHVTGFRVRPTPTRKDDWLEGKGMASMWECAVDTQQSICLLINPEHLPTVAKMCEKYPQTKVVIDHLARVGIDGTIREADIKALCDLAKYPKVHVKVSAFYALGNKKSPHSELADLIQAVLKAFGSRRLMWASDAPYQINDDNTYKASTELIQTGLPFLTATDKQDLLYRTANRVFFYV is encoded by the coding sequence ATGAACTCTCCAGGTTTTAATCGTCGTCAGATGTTGTCCACCAGCATGCAGGTGGTTGCAGGAACAGGATTGCTGACGCAAGTTGCAACTGCACAAAAAGTTTCGCGTTATCGTGGGCCAGTGATTGATGCCCACAGCCATATCTGGACCACGGATATTAAGAAATACCCGCTGGCAAATGGTAACACGCTGAAGGATTTAAAGCCTGCAAGTTTTTCCCGCGAAGAACTGCAACAGGTGATGAAAGATCACGGAATAAAGAAGGTGGTGTTGATTCAACATCACCCATTTCATGGCTGGGACAACAGCTATCTGACCGATTCGGCTGTAGCTTTTCCCGAACAATTCCGCGTAGTGGGCATGGTGGATGACACCAGCGACAAGCCCGCAGAACAGATGAAACAATTGTTGAAGAAACATGTTACTGGCTTTCGAGTTCGCCCCACGCCCACACGGAAAGATGACTGGCTGGAAGGCAAAGGGATGGCCTCCATGTGGGAGTGTGCGGTAGACACTCAACAGTCGATTTGTCTGCTGATCAACCCCGAACATCTGCCCACTGTGGCAAAGATGTGTGAAAAATATCCCCAAACCAAGGTAGTGATCGATCACCTGGCACGTGTCGGAATTGATGGCACTATTCGCGAAGCAGATATCAAGGCGTTGTGCGACTTGGCAAAATATCCCAAGGTGCATGTCAAGGTTAGTGCGTTTTACGCTCTTGGGAATAAGAAGTCGCCTCACTCCGAATTAGCAGATTTAATCCAGGCCGTGTTAAAGGCATTTGGCAGCCGACGGCTGATGTGGGCCAGCGACGCACCATACCAGATCAATGATGATAACACCTACAAAGCATCAACGGAGCTGATCCAGACGGGATTGCCATTTTTAACTGCCACGGACAAACAAGACCTTCTTTACCGCACCGCCAACAGGGTGTTTTTCTACGTTTAA